The Juglans regia cultivar Chandler chromosome 1, Walnut 2.0, whole genome shotgun sequence nucleotide sequence aaaaagtaatttttttaacgaTTTTTTCAATTTGCTGGCTCAAtttataattgaataaataattaCGATGAATTTACGACACAGTATAAATTGCTGGAAAAGATTAAATGCGACGATGGTATAAATTAGTTCCGACGATTATTGGTGCTGAAAAAGACGACGTCGTAAATGCATGGATAGAAAAGCGCAGATCATGATCGTAACAAAAGCCGGTGAAGAGAGGAAAAAGCATTAAAGGAAGAAATAATTAAGAGAGTAGGTACGAAGAAGGGAAAAAGGGTATCGATCGAGGAGCTTCTCTCCTCAAAGCTTCTGCAACAGGGAGTGGTTGGAATCTTGAGGGATCGATAAATTAAGGAGGCAGCTAGCTAATTAAAGGGAATTaggatttcttcttcttctttttttttttttttttttttttttaatacccgGCCCTTTCCTATTAGTTTGGAATTGAAAAGAAAGATATGGACCACCAAAAAATATCATGTTGGAAGGAAAATAGTTACAATTCACTACTCATGTACCATATAATTTATGTGTGTTGTACTTTTtctgagattttattttttcactgcCACCGACGTTCTTCAATCACCTACTCCATTAATATCACCACTACACATATTGTATAgaactaaaaatatttacaataggATTAATTATGCTGTATTTTAcactaaaatttataaatatatatatatagatatatgtatatatgtatatgaattgAATACAAGAACCAGTACGATCATGGCCTAATCAATTTTCTTGATCATCTCGACCGTGGTTCGCATGTACGTACGGACGTTGCCAAAAAGGTCAAAGGCAGTACTCAAAGCAACTAACGTCGAAAATAGTCATTGGTTGAGGCCATGGAGTTCTTAGCACGGCTTCCACACTGAATGAGAACTCGATCGATGGTTTGGCGTAATGGAATAGGAAGTATGTAGGAAATTGCCATATAGGAATTACCAAAATATAAAGCttgacaaaacaaaaacaaaaacaaaaaggcaacATATAAAATTAGTCTTTTTGAAAATGTTCAAACCTGCTTAACACGCGACGGGTCAAAGCTCCGACATTCTTGAACCTCAAGCTCTTGAGCCGGTCCTATAAATACCcataaaattcttattcatATCCACCAACATAAGCAAGTCCATTATAAGTGCTTTGAGATCAGAGAAGCTAATAAAGAAAGCGCTTTCAGAGAGATTGAAAGAGATCGATccagagatcagagagagagagagagagagatggagtaCTACTTTTTCGAGCTTTTTCGAGCTTTTAGCATAGCCATGGTTgccttttttctcttcctcaccTGGAGGATATTATTCTCTTGCTGGATTTCACCAACTCAGGTCTATCAGAAGCTTCGGCGAAACGGGTTTGGAGGGCCAACTCCAAGTTTCCCATTGGGTAATATTACTGAGATGACTAAGAAGAACGGAGGTTCTTCATTGGGGCCCTCCAAATCCGCCCATGATATACACTCATCTGTGTTTCCTTACTTTGCACGATGGCAAAAGTCTCATGGTGagcttctagctagctagctagattttGTAAATTCTTTGAACTCTTATGAGAATGATAAAAGAAACTATATACGCTGTCAATTTCGGATCGAAAGatcttttcataatttatttcgAAAAATACGTCTTTTCGGTTTCGACACGGATACATGATATATGGTGCTACTAATAGAATTCATCAGCTGCACTGCAACAGGTTTACTTTGACGATACTATCATACTAGTAGATAGGCATAGATATTGGTGCGCATAGCCAGTGAAAAATCATGCATATCATGATTTACGTGCAAATTGGCCGGATGATAGAGCTAGAGCTTTAATTGTTTATATGTTTCATCGTGCAGGAAAAGTGTTCGTCTACTGGCTGGGCACTGagccatttttatatatagcagATCCTGAGTTCCTCAAAATGATGTCAGCAGAGGTCGTCGCAAAGAGTTGGGGCAAGCCCTCTGTGTTCAGAAATGATAGAGACCCCATGTTTGGCAATGGTTTGGTTATGATTGAAGGAGATAACTGGGTTCGCCATCGGCATGTCATCACTCCTGCATTCCACCCAACCAACTTGAAggtctctgatctctctctctctctctctctctctgggacGTCTTGCTGTCATGCATCAATATAGACTAGTAAAATTGGTTGAAATTACAACAAAGAAAATAAGTACATGACGAACCACGCCTTTTTGACAATCGGGGATGATCGATCGAAGTTGTTACTTCACATTAACCCAAGATGGAAAAAGatgtaattactaattaagctagtaattgtaatatgtattatctttcattattgtttttatattatttaagtcAAGCCTATATATACTTTGTTGCTACTTTTAAAACTTCTCCAGCCAAAAGCTTGATCTTAATTTCCAATCGTTTTAAATTTTCCACtgaataatatttcttattaattgtCTAGGTTATGGCTACATTAATGGTGGAGTCCACCACCAAAATGCTCGATAAGTGGGCTACGCTCATCAATTCCAGCAGACCGGAGATTGATGTTGAGAGCGAAATCACGACAACGGCTGGAGAAATCATTGCTAAGACAAGCTTCGGAATAAGTTATCAAAGTGGTCAGAACGtgttgaagaaattaaaaactctaCAAATGACTCTATTCAAGTCTAACCGCTTCGTCGGGGTCCCTTTTAGCAAATTATTTTGCCCTAAGCAAACCCGAGAGGCCAAAATGCTTGGAAAAGAAATTGATCAACTGTTTTTATCAATCATAGATGATCGAAAAAAATCGATCAAAGGGCAACCTCCACAGGACTTACTAGGGTTATTGCTTCGGGGAAATACTCATGTAGACGGCCGGTTGGGGAGGACCTTAACACCACAAGAACTCGTCGACGAGTGCAAGACTTTCTTCTTCGGGGGCCATGAGACGACAGCATTGGCAATCACCTGGACATTGCTACTTTTGGCAACGCATCCAAAGTGGCAGAACCAGttgagagatgagattagaGAAGTCCTTCAAGATCATAAAGAACTTGATGTCAACAAGCTTGGCGGACTAAAGAAGGTAAGACGCATTCTCTTGCAATATTATTTCTatctgattatatatatatatatatatatatatgaaattaatttaatggaAGAAACATAGATATTGATCAGTCTTTAACGATCGAGTCGATAATCTTAATTTagtccatttaattaaataagtcaGATGACTCGACCCTtgatcattatataaaaaattgtcttAACTCTGCATATTGCGTGTTGACCTGGACGTTTGTTCGGATAATGTCAAGAATAGTTTAGATGATCCTATATATGCGAATCGAACTATATATAACACAATATATTTGATTAAAGGAATGACCAACGACTTCTTTCTTTGtcagttaaattttaaaaaatattgtagttaaaaagaattatataaacatgaaatattaaaataatttaatttaatgtgatatattaaattataaaattatttttatcataaaattaatttatatattttatgtataccACGTCTCTTAGAATTTTTTCCTTACTCGGTGACGCACTGGCTAGCTGGTGTCAATTAACCGACCTTTCCAAATAGGTCGTTCATAGGTCAACGGTCACCAAAGAGTGCTAGCCCACGCGTTAAAGCGCGTGAGTCGGTCGCACATGATTATA carries:
- the LOC108998581 gene encoding cytokinin hydroxylase-like — protein: MEYYFFELFRAFSIAMVAFFLFLTWRILFSCWISPTQVYQKLRRNGFGGPTPSFPLGNITEMTKKNGGSSLGPSKSAHDIHSSVFPYFARWQKSHGKVFVYWLGTEPFLYIADPEFLKMMSAEVVAKSWGKPSVFRNDRDPMFGNGLVMIEGDNWVRHRHVITPAFHPTNLKVMATLMVESTTKMLDKWATLINSSRPEIDVESEITTTAGEIIAKTSFGISYQSGQNVLKKLKTLQMTLFKSNRFVGVPFSKLFCPKQTREAKMLGKEIDQLFLSIIDDRKKSIKGQPPQDLLGLLLRGNTHVDGRLGRTLTPQELVDECKTFFFGGHETTALAITWTLLLLATHPKWQNQLRDEIREVLQDHKELDVNKLGGLKKMGWVMNEVLRLYPTAPNVQRQARADIRVNEQTIPKGTNMWIDVVGMHHDAALWGEDVNEFKPERFENDIYGGCKHKMGYVPFGFGGRMCVGRNLTFLEYKIVLTLILSRFSFTISPNYTHSPSILLSLRPRHGLPLIIKPL